Proteins encoded in a region of the Marinobacter arenosus genome:
- a CDS encoding DUF411 domain-containing protein, producing MKKQALGFALTAALGFSTPLLAAGAAQNIHVYKSPTCGCCTDWVKHLEANGFEVEVTETQNLNPVKIDAGLTPALASCHTAFIGDYVIEGHVPADDIHRLIAEAPQAKGLSVPGMPAGSPGMEMGDRKDHFQVLMFNDNGQTRVFSEYN from the coding sequence ATGAAAAAACAGGCTCTTGGATTTGCCCTGACGGCCGCGCTGGGCTTCAGCACCCCGCTGCTGGCCGCCGGTGCGGCGCAGAACATTCACGTGTACAAGTCGCCCACCTGTGGCTGCTGCACCGATTGGGTCAAGCATCTGGAAGCCAACGGCTTCGAGGTGGAGGTTACGGAGACCCAGAACCTGAACCCGGTCAAGATCGACGCCGGACTGACACCGGCACTGGCCAGTTGCCACACCGCGTTCATTGGTGACTACGTCATCGAGGGGCACGTGCCGGCGGACGACATCCATCGCCTGATTGCCGAGGCACCGCAGGCCAAGGGCCTGAGCGTACCGGGCATGCCGGCAGGTTCGCCGGGCATGGAAATGGGGGACCGCAAGGACCACTTCCAGGTCCTGATGTTCAACGACAACGGTCAGACCCGGGTGTTCTCGGAATACAACTAA
- a CDS encoding Fe2+-dependent dioxygenase — protein MILCIGEVLGAEQLERVRSALDSGSFEDGRKTAGWHARLVKNNEQMQVADETAQGLRAEVEKTLTGHPLFQMAVRPAKMTPILFSRYRDGMTYGNHVDDPVMGRGPGRLRTDISFTLFLDDPDSYDGGELVTDTSAGEQSYKLPAGSVVIYPSSTLHRVEPVTRGQRRVAIGWVQSTIRDPAHREVLFDLDTARRQLFEREGKTAEFDLLTKSLANLQRFWTEI, from the coding sequence ATGATTCTGTGTATTGGTGAGGTACTGGGCGCCGAACAACTGGAGCGCGTGCGCTCGGCACTCGACAGCGGCAGCTTTGAAGACGGCCGCAAGACCGCGGGCTGGCATGCCCGCCTGGTCAAGAACAACGAACAGATGCAGGTGGCCGACGAGACCGCCCAGGGCTTGCGGGCGGAAGTGGAAAAAACCCTCACCGGACATCCCCTGTTCCAGATGGCGGTGCGGCCGGCGAAGATGACCCCCATCCTGTTCAGCCGCTACCGGGACGGCATGACCTACGGCAACCATGTGGATGACCCGGTAATGGGTCGGGGGCCGGGGCGGCTGCGCACCGACATCTCCTTTACCCTGTTCCTGGACGACCCGGACAGCTACGATGGCGGCGAGCTGGTCACCGACACCAGCGCCGGGGAGCAGTCCTACAAGCTCCCCGCCGGCTCCGTGGTGATCTATCCCTCCTCCACCTTGCATCGGGTGGAACCGGTCACCCGGGGACAGCGTCGGGTTGCCATCGGCTGGGTTCAGAGTACCATCCGGGATCCCGCGCACCGGGAGGTGCTGTTCGATCTCGACACGGCTCGCCGCCAGCTGTTTGAGCGCGAGGGCAAGACCGCCGAGTTCGATCTGCTCACCAAGTCGCTCGCCAATCTCCAGCGTTTCTGGACCGAAATCTAG
- a CDS encoding ribonuclease R family protein, giving the protein MLNADALSQLRQLKSDIEENKVVYPGTVKATNGRFGFVALDEGRDVFLPPEEMQKVLPGDRVNVTEQEVDKGKTQGVVDELLESRLTTFVGRYLVKGKGHFVVPETPGINRWIFIPPKARMNAQPDDYIYCEIHKHPIKDGKGQARILRVIGKAGEPGIERSLTLATFDLTDAWPEPVQAQADSLDEQSIEARQAEREDRTSQPYVTIDSPGTQDMDDALLAEPNATGWTLSIAIADPTALIEPGSPAEQEAFNRATAIYFPGEPLPMLPDSLSTRLCSLMPEVNRLALVCDLQVNNDGSLGDYSFHQAVIRSQRKLSYELVANLIEGREDEDIKALPDAVANSLDQLHQVATALRKWRNEHALLSGDRPEFRLRLDENKRIRMIEPSVQNEAHRLVEECMVAANRCAADFLTRQASGLFIQHPGLRDDRLDNIRALLESHAPHLSDVDANSADGFRTLMKQTEELDAEVPVKAIISRQLARAELGFKAAPHQGMGLDAYTTFTSPLRKFSDFYVHRLIKSALWDCPMKALTDAQLESLQQAQIRARQAANSLEAWLKSDFAKTLGDEPMPGVISRTVPAGFFVRLDANGLEGFVSCKDLDGKYGFDPVTLRLIHNKNGRIFQIEQPVKVSFAGVDEERRQINFKLVEAEEIQTADKPASSG; this is encoded by the coding sequence ATGCTCAATGCCGACGCTCTCAGCCAGTTGCGCCAGCTGAAATCCGACATCGAAGAAAATAAGGTGGTCTACCCCGGCACCGTCAAGGCCACCAACGGCCGGTTCGGGTTCGTTGCCCTGGATGAAGGTCGGGATGTATTCCTGCCTCCCGAAGAGATGCAGAAGGTGCTGCCCGGCGACCGGGTCAACGTCACCGAACAGGAAGTGGACAAAGGCAAGACCCAGGGCGTGGTGGACGAGCTGCTGGAGTCCCGGCTGACCACCTTTGTCGGCCGTTACCTGGTCAAGGGCAAGGGCCATTTCGTGGTGCCGGAGACCCCGGGCATCAACCGCTGGATCTTCATTCCGCCGAAAGCGCGCATGAACGCCCAGCCCGACGACTACATCTACTGCGAGATCCACAAGCATCCGATCAAGGATGGCAAGGGCCAGGCCCGGATACTGCGGGTGATCGGCAAGGCCGGTGAACCCGGCATCGAGCGTTCCTTGACCCTGGCCACCTTCGATCTGACGGATGCCTGGCCGGAGCCGGTGCAGGCCCAGGCCGACAGCCTTGATGAGCAATCGATCGAAGCGCGGCAGGCCGAGCGGGAGGACCGCACCTCTCAGCCCTACGTGACCATCGACAGCCCGGGCACCCAGGACATGGACGATGCCCTGTTGGCCGAACCCAACGCCACCGGCTGGACCCTGTCCATCGCCATCGCGGACCCGACCGCTCTCATCGAACCCGGCAGCCCGGCGGAGCAGGAAGCCTTCAATCGCGCCACCGCGATCTACTTTCCGGGTGAGCCCCTGCCCATGCTCCCGGACAGCCTGAGCACGCGTTTGTGCTCACTGATGCCCGAGGTCAACCGACTGGCGTTGGTGTGCGACCTGCAGGTGAACAATGACGGCAGCCTGGGCGACTACAGCTTTCACCAGGCGGTCATCCGGTCCCAGCGCAAGCTGAGCTACGAGCTGGTGGCCAACCTGATTGAAGGCCGCGAAGACGAGGACATCAAGGCGCTGCCCGACGCGGTGGCCAACAGCCTGGATCAGCTGCACCAGGTGGCGACCGCCCTGCGCAAATGGCGCAATGAGCATGCCCTGCTCAGCGGCGACCGGCCCGAGTTCCGGTTGCGGCTGGATGAGAACAAGCGCATCCGCATGATCGAGCCGTCGGTGCAGAACGAGGCCCACCGCCTGGTCGAGGAATGCATGGTGGCGGCCAACCGTTGCGCCGCGGATTTCCTGACCCGCCAGGCCTCCGGCCTGTTCATCCAGCATCCGGGCCTCCGGGACGACCGGCTGGACAACATCCGGGCGCTGCTGGAAAGCCATGCCCCGCACCTGTCCGACGTGGATGCCAACAGCGCGGACGGTTTCCGCACGCTGATGAAACAGACGGAAGAGCTCGACGCCGAGGTGCCGGTCAAGGCCATCATCTCCCGCCAGCTGGCCCGCGCGGAGCTCGGCTTCAAGGCCGCGCCGCACCAGGGCATGGGGCTGGACGCCTACACCACCTTCACGTCACCGCTGCGGAAGTTTTCCGATTTCTACGTGCATCGCCTGATCAAATCGGCGCTCTGGGATTGCCCGATGAAGGCGCTGACGGACGCACAGCTGGAAAGCCTGCAACAGGCCCAGATCCGGGCGCGTCAGGCCGCGAACAGTCTGGAAGCCTGGCTGAAAAGCGACTTTGCCAAGACCTTGGGCGACGAACCCATGCCCGGCGTCATCAGCCGCACCGTACCGGCCGGTTTCTTTGTCCGCCTGGACGCCAATGGCCTCGAAGGCTTTGTCAGCTGCAAGGACCTGGACGGCAAATACGGCTTCGATCCGGTGACCTTGCGCCTGATTCACAACAAGAACGGTCGCATCTTCCAGATCGAACAGCCGGTGAAGGTCAGTTTTGCCGGGGTCGACGAGGAACGCCGACAGATCAACTTCAAGCTGGTGGAGGCGGAGGAAATCCAGACCGCCGATAAGCCCGCCAGCTCTGGTTGA
- a CDS encoding acyltransferase, whose translation MLSFLPAPVIGILNSILLGINTLVWCILLYIPAILKLVVPIKGFRVLCTRVIIAIAEAWVACNVGWMKLTHGTQWDVKGAEHLKRESWYLVLSNHQSWVDILAMQRVFNRRAPFLKFFLKQQLIWVPVIGLAWWGLDFPFMKRYTREYLIKHPEKRGEDLKATRIACEKFRYTPVSVMNFVEGTRFTQAKHDKQKSPYTHLLTPKAGGVAFVLDAMGDSIETLVDVTIAYPGGAPTFWDFICGRVREIKMEIHTVAIPEHLKGRDYSTDAEHRKNVKDWLADQWRAKDERLERMLG comes from the coding sequence ATGCTCAGTTTCCTCCCGGCTCCCGTAATCGGCATCCTCAATTCCATTCTGCTCGGCATCAACACCCTGGTCTGGTGCATTCTGCTGTACATCCCGGCGATCCTTAAGCTGGTGGTTCCGATCAAGGGGTTTCGTGTGCTCTGCACCCGCGTGATCATCGCCATTGCCGAGGCCTGGGTGGCCTGCAACGTTGGCTGGATGAAGCTGACCCACGGCACCCAGTGGGACGTGAAAGGGGCCGAGCACCTGAAACGGGAAAGCTGGTACCTGGTGCTGAGTAACCACCAGAGCTGGGTGGACATCCTGGCGATGCAGCGGGTGTTCAATCGCCGGGCGCCGTTCCTGAAGTTTTTCCTCAAGCAGCAGCTGATCTGGGTGCCGGTGATCGGTCTGGCCTGGTGGGGGCTGGATTTCCCGTTCATGAAACGCTACACCCGGGAGTATCTGATCAAGCATCCGGAAAAGCGTGGCGAGGACCTCAAGGCCACGCGCATTGCCTGCGAGAAATTTCGCTACACGCCGGTGAGCGTCATGAACTTTGTGGAAGGCACCCGGTTTACCCAGGCCAAGCACGACAAGCAGAAATCCCCCTACACCCACCTGCTCACGCCGAAGGCCGGTGGCGTCGCGTTCGTGCTCGATGCCATGGGTGACTCCATCGAGACCCTCGTCGATGTCACCATCGCCTACCCCGGCGGCGCGCCGACCTTCTGGGATTTCATCTGTGGTCGGGTCCGGGAAATCAAGATGGAGATCCACACGGTGGCCATCCCGGAACACCTCAAGGGCCGGGACTACTCAACCGACGCGGAGCACCGCAAGAACGTGAAGGATTGGCTGGCCGACCAGTGGCGGGCCAAGGATGAGCGGCTGGAGCGGATGCTGGGCTAG